TGAACCAGGAGATCGATCCTGCTGGATCTGCTTTCATTCCTAAGGTCtcttcagctgaaggcagctgttgtatctttgcttctttggaaCTGTTGACTGTTGTCTGCATGTGGTGAGCTCAGTCTCATTGGAGGTTTTGCCATCTGTGTTTGTCCTTGTTGTGCCTCTCTTGCCTCcctgctggagtcactgctggagctggcagtgctcactgggatgggcacagagaaACTCTGGGTTGcagctgcagttgttttttctccccatctgtgttccagtgcctcttggtgagcaggcccagggagaAGTTTCCTCCCACAGAgctggccagcccagccagatgtccactgcagagcagcttgtggctgctctccaggatctgcaggacatccccaccatgagtggctacatctctggctttccagcatggaaagcaaatcccagagctccagtggggtaaagccttgcaggctgcaaccccagtgagcagcatgggtgtgatgtccCCATTTGTTGGGTGAGGTGGGACCTGGTTCCTCATTGCCAATCTCCAAGCAAGGCTTGGGTGTGCCCCCAGTTgagtgggctctgagctgtctcGTGCTCAGTCTGTTTGGCTCAAACCAAGAGATGCCTTTAGGAtcctgcagagagaagctgcattgGGGTGCTTTGCCTCACGTTCTAGTTCCTGATTCCATCCTCTCTTTTGCTGCAGCTTCTTCTCAATGCTGACTCACTGTTTATCTATCTTGAAAAGGGTGGGAGTGTTGGCAGGCTTAACAGGGAATTTGACAGCTTgaattctcagaggaaatgctcGGTCTGGGTGCACACTCATCACTGGGAGATCactggtgctggtttggggcaggtgaggcagctcctccccatcGCCAAGAGAGAAACttgcagtgttcagcagggctagGAGTGGGCATTTTCAAGGCTGCAGTCTGCAATCTGTGTCAAAGGGAACTGAGTGACGATTCATTCCTCATGCAGCTTCTGGGTGAGCTGTAGTTCAGATAATCCAGAGCTCAACTCCAGTGCCACTTTCATTGTGCCaggccattcccagcaggagtcaggCCACAATGGGAGCCTCAATGGATGTTGGTGTCCTTTCCTAGGCTTTCCctacacccagcgctgccggctcacTAACAGCTCCCCGGTGCCCGTGACGTTCCAGCTCCGCATGTCGTTCGATGGCACGCAGCCGGCTGTGGACAGCGTGGATCAGATCCGCTGCCACAGTGAcccagcctggaggaagggCGTTCACTTGTATGTGGAGCCCCGGGAGTTTACCATCACTCCCAGCCAAGGGaccatcctgccccagggacaccaggacatccAGGTACGGGCAGAGTGCAGCCAGAGACGcttcagcaccagggctgcagctgcactggagcGTGGGAGGGCtttagctctgctgccagctttgagcatggtgtgagtgagagatctgcactgctctgaggcCTCTGCTAGCTGCCTTACTCGGGGTGTTCCTCAAGgagcactgttttctttccaaaatcataTGCTGAGGTCACATACCATATGGTCAAGGCCAGAAGTCACTCTTGGGTTCTTGAGAGCCATTTATTTGATTGCAAGTGGGCAGAGCAAAGATGAGGGCAAAAGGTGGCTGTTAGAGAGATGTCATTGTAGAAAGCAGTTAGCTTTCCTTCTTGGTCTGatttcccctctcctggggagcagaaggatttGTGTTCACTGCAGGAATCTCCAGTGGGGACAAAAAACTCTGCAGCCATGAactgcccagcacctgctgggccacactttgccctcagcttcctgctgtaaaGCTGAACTCGTTGTGTTCAAGTcggatttgttctgcttttaTGTCATTGTAGTCAGATGAGAAATTGGGCCTTAATTTGAATACAGTGGTTCATAGAGCTTTAGTCTAATGTTTTAATGTAGCTGAGCTATGCCCTGATAGCAAGGTGTGTTTAACACATCTGCTATTGCCAGAAGGCTTTTGTTGCTTTGAGACTGTGCTCTacacatggagcagcagcagaattaagACAAAATCTTCCCTCAAGGGCTGGAGGATATCACACGTGGATAATGAGCTTTTGTAAGGaagaatttcctgttcttctcttCCACCAGGTGACCCTGTGTTCCAACTCAGTGATGGAGTTCTACAGGAAAATGCTGGTGGATCTGGAGGGTTTTGGCAAGGGAGTGGCATCATTGGTCATCACAGCCAGGTaccagcccttgcctggcctcccccagcccctgccttgcccaggctttgctggctgcagctgccaaggagAAGTGCTGGTTCATGAGCTCATGTTGTGCCAGCTGGGCATGAGAAGAGCAGAGCTtggacagcagcctgtggtgaaaagcagccctgctcccagcccagcagggtcctgggcccttttctgaaggcaccaggaatgagatcatttcttggcctggcttTTGGTGCTTGAGGTGGAACAAATTTCCCCAGGGCCTCCTCTCCTTCTTGCTGCAAGAGGTGGAGTTGTGCTGGGTGCGAGCACCGTGCACTGGTTTGGGACACAGCAAGCagcctgctgagagccaggctCTGGTTCTGTTCATGAGGGCACGTGGCAGGGGGGAAGTGGCTGCCAGCAAGAGTGCTGAGGGCAaggtctcaggaggggaaagcagcccttggtgtggcagctcagctctagattttctccttccctctgcttcccactcTGAGCTTGAATGTTCTCAGGGTTGAGAGCAAAAGTGGttgttgctgcagcagaattccatcctgctgtgctgctgtgggtgtcagtggaatgccaggagggatgcagttccctggggctgttccttCTCCCATGCAGAGCcatccaggcagtgcctgggctggcattttgtcaagcaggtggggctggggacagtcagtgcctggagctgtggagggaaggagccagggagctgtagggcctgggaggggctgatcagccactctggagggcagctggtgtctcgtgccctccaaggctggggcaagcagctgagttcccaggcagggcaacagcaccatggcagagaagggagTCATTTTTCCTGGGACACTGGAGTTGTGTGTTCCTTGAGCATTAGTGAGCTCTGATCCTTGTTGGGAAGGCTCCCCCAGAGCTCATGGGTAACTGGGAGTGTTACAGGAGTCCTTGCAAGCcttcctggggaaaggaggggctgaggcagctgtgggacaaagtgctctgcctggggcacttggcagcctctggctgctgcctctcagggtttgtCCCTCCTTGACAAGCCCTGTTGGAGTGGGAAGACGTAGAAGGCAATttatcactgcagggctgttcaaTGCCCATTTGACAGTGACCAATGTGTTGTGCTGTGTTTTACAATCTTTGGGGGTAAATGTTCTCCATTCTCTCAGTATCTCTGATTCCCCTGGGCTCATCTCTTTGTCCAGATGTCTTGTTCCTAAGCTGCAAGTGTCCCCCCACGTGCTGCAGTATGATgagtgcctcctgaaggtgccctaCGAGAAGAAGTTCATCATTAGGAATCCCAgccacctgcctggctgctacGGGCTTATTGAACAGGTTTGGCATCCCATCCACCTCCCCCTCTCAAATATTATTGAGGAGCTtattagggggaaaaagggtTTGGACGTGACCTTGCTGGTTTCTATTCAGTCTTAAAGATCTGCTGAGAACAGGATCCTACCCGAATGTAAACTTGAGGATGCAGTTTAACCTGCTGAGGGAACAGTTGATGTTCTAGTCTTCAGGGTGTTTTCTTGTGGGAGATCTTAGAGGgctgtgaaagctgctgcatccacagccagcagtgcctgtgctggcagtcTCCTGGCAGGATCCCCTGGGAATGCTAAGCCTACAATTCTTGCATCTTGTTTGTGCCTTTTACCTTTGTCCTGGGCATTTTTAAACACGTGTGTCAGTTGCTGTTGCGGTGGATATTAGGGAGTGTAAAGTTTCTTCAGAGGTGCCTCTGAAGCTGCATTTCATTGTGTCTCTTGCAGAAACGCAAGGAGGACTCTGCTGTGTTCTACTccagccccaagccctgtgggattgtccagcctcacagcactgcagagatcccagtgctggtggaagTGCAGGCGCTGGGCACGCATCACACCAATGTTCTCATCGGCGTGTTCGGGGATGAGAGAAACCCACTGGTGAGTGCAGGGGAGATGtgtgcctctgtgcagctgctcctggcaggctgcaaaGGGCACAGGGATTCTGCCGGGGaaaacaggcacaggctgctgtggagaaggccAGGAGGGATGGGTGGCACAAACAGCTCGTGCCTCACGGGTGGTAATCTCAGTGTCTGGCACAGAACGTCGTTGGTCtgagctggaatccagggtCACTTTAGTGCATTACtcttgaaaatgctgttaactttggaaacatctgtttgaaaatggcatctctCTGAGCGCAAAAGAGGATGTCAGAAGACTTCTGGGAACCTTgagctttctgtaaaaaaaaggaaggctgGCATTTCAAGAGTGGTTGCAAGGATTGAAACTTAGATTAAAACATAAGGAAATGACAATGGCAAGTTGCCTGGATGGCACCAAACATCTGAACCTGggccattgtggcactgcatgtaaatcagtgaacaggaaggacaggcaatgcaggctgtgccagggagcctgAAGTTTGACAGAACAGTTTCTTTCAACTCTGAGGCTGCTTACCTTAAAGAGGAGGGTTTCTCCCCACCAGAGGAACCAGTTGTTTAACTGTCAGCCTGGCCATAACTAGAGACTTCTTGCAAAGCTTttacctttgggccaatccttTGTAGTTTGAAAGGTTCTCTTACCTTGATCCTTTTAAGTTTGGAGGTGAACATgtaattatctttttcttttttcccaaaagcccagcatttcagctggagagtggTAGCTGTCCCTAAAGAAATACCTTGAGCAGGGATGAGCTGTTTAAGGTTTTTTAGTTTTCCctgttgtggtttgtttggggtttttttttaactctttcttgcctgcttcctgggacagagaaaaaagTTATGGAGCTCTGGAcggctggcagaaacctccccAAGCCCAAGGCTGATGGAGTCTGGCAGGATCCCAGCACTACAGCCGATGTATGTATGTCTGTATGCATGGGGAATGCCACCTGAGTCCCCTGGGAGTGTTGGAAAATGTCAGCCaagcccccagcagtgtcagggaaacattcctgataaatacctgctggagctgcagagtttctggcgttgggccctgggggggctgtgctggctgtgctggctgtgtctgcccctggatgtctcaaatctgccctttttgcttgccttctctgtcttttcctctcccactgtGCTTTTTGCATGCCCACAAGGTGttcatccctgtcctctgcagttcctcagtgcaagcagttgcagctgctgcagcagctcagggtcattcctgggctgcctttagagcagacctgctccagcctggattgggaagggctggatcaaagcatttctcagttcaaggtgccagcagccagccaggggctgcatcctgagcaggagctgctggtgcaggtgtccctccctcccactgcaggtCTCTGTTCACAGTtatcttcttttccagagatGAGCTTCATCCACCTAAATTCAATCCCCAACCAccaaaggagatgagaacatGTTTGGATTGCCCAGCGTCTCGATGGAGGCACTTCaaggctggaaagcaggaggcagccacagccctgactgAAGAGCAGGATTTGACCCAGTCTTCAGGAGTAGAGGTAGATTTTCTTGTACACCTACTGCTTGTGCTGCCTCCTCAGACTGCCACCAGCAAGtcatgctcctgctgagctccctttttgctgccctgctgtcctgtgccctgacagtggctgggcagcagggccagtggctggacatgggggagtggcagggagaaataggagagttttccttggagaagctcACTCAGATCCTACAGGCCTGTGTTGAGTGTggcattttttgccttgttgCCTTCCCAATGCAAGATGAGGCTTTTATCTGCATCAtgatgggaagagctgcagcttccttgccACAGCAAGCTGGGATGAGTCCTGATCTCCATGtgccctcttcccagcccagccagactccctgtttgcaggtctctgctgtcacccgagagctgctcttgcactgctggccctgaagctgtcTTACAAACTGAGACTTGGCAAAGTGGCTGTCTCTTCCTGCAGGCGTAGGGAATGGCTTGTTTTTCAGGTGCCACCACAAGCTCCTGCAAAccctcacctcccagcaggCCTGGAGGGATTCAGGTGCTCCGTGGGCGCACCGCACACTGCCCTGGAAAcggagaagggaagagggaatctGTCTCCCTTGCACACTGTCAGTGtggcaagcagggctggagctgccagtgccactggtggccctgagcattggccacagaggggcctcccatccctgcaggcccagcacaaagtgctgctggagcagctgggtgttggAGAGGCCGTGCAGGACACGTTGTGGGGCTGCCCAAGGACGCTGTGCAGCACCTATGGagggcactgctccccctgcaactcctcaggtggTCCAGAGGAAATttttgcaggagcttttgctgtagcaccttgaggaagcagcatttaaatcagagagagaggggaagagcctcaggagtcagatgagctgggctgggagtcctttgctcagctccaagagctctcactctgagtctcctccttttctaaaagcagtaagttttgaaactttttcaagGCAAGTTGTGCATCAGAGAGAATTTCTAGTGCCAGGAGACATCCCAGTTCACTTTCATGTCATGTACTCATGAATGCATTGACCCGTGAGGATGGGAGAAGATTTTCCCCATGGTCCCTGCACTGGTCAGTGGCATGGATgcaggatgagatcagggtgatTCTGTCAGTGTTTGGGGAATAggcccctctggctgcagctgcactttgctccaaggtgctcttctgcatccatttccatgctcaacagctccatctctcctgtcttccatgCAGGCTTCCAGTATCCTGCCAGTGTcaggtgtgctgcagccaggagagagccagcaggtctccttgcccttctctggccaCCTCAACAGCATCTCCAGTGCCACGGCGCTGTGCCACGTGGAGGGAGGCCCCAGCTCCGAGGTGCTGGTGCCCGGGGAGGCCTCACGTGTCAGCTGCTCCCCGAGCCCCCAGGAGATCAActgtggctctggggcaccTCTCAGGGAGAGGTGAGTAAGCCTGCCATGGGttcctgctctccatgggttactgtccctgcagggcttccctgctccaaggactctgagctcagaggtgctgcatagcaaaggccagaagcagcacagggatggccacTCTTAGCTCCCTGGCTCCCAAGAGAGGAAGCACCTTCTTCTGTTGGGACAGAGCATCTTCTTCTCTAGTTTAGTGGTGAGCCCTCCTGGCTCagatgctgcctgcagggagctgggctctggccctgccttggcactgcctcTAGAGGTGTCTTTAGCTCCATGGTGTTGAGTCAcatcttcttcatcatctcCCTTCTTCACCAAATCAGTGGGATTGTGGTGTGGGCAGGCGTGGGGCACAGACCAAACCTTGGtttgggtgctggtgctgccacagatgaagtccttgcagtgctgatctgccagggttctcctgatggtgggacagcagccataaaagctcctgtccttgaggctccccttcagctgcagcagtgggcaagcacaggagaagctctgctccagcaaggcagcccagctcaggacacacaggcaaagtgtggagctgggagtggaggcTGCTTAAAGCAAGCCTGTGCATCAGGACTTCcttcaggccaggctgaagttgGTTTCgtggggaggagagggacgaGGCTGCTTCagatggtttccatggcagacagcaccagctggcttggtcacagctggcttccagcaggaaatctggctgacaagagcctgtcttgcaggagagcagttcctccagcctttgctttctgacTGATAGGACTATTCTCATTTAGGATCAGGCTATGAGTCATTAATACCGAGGCTCTCGGACAGAGACTCTCTAACTCGTTAAAGTTAGAAAGTGGTATGTTTATTAACCCCGGTGGGCGGCACCAGAGTCGTCCCTACAAGGCGTGACCGTGCTGTACAAGGTTCTTTGCCCTCTCTTTATTTCCCAGGATCTTACATACAACATATGTGCACAACCCCAGcacttcccctccctgctctgtatTAAAATGAGGTCATTAGTCCTTCACACCTGTGCAATTCTTCTCTGGAATTGGGTTGGTGGTCTCCTATTGGGCCAGTGGTCTTAAGGGATGAAGTCAGGAATGTCTTCATCAGGTCTCTGTGACCCTCTGGCACCATCCAAGGTCCCCTGCTTAGTGACTGATTGACATAAAGCCCAGGTGCTAACCATTGTTCTACGGGTTTCAGTATGTTCTTCTAACAGTTCACTTACTCCACTTCCTTCTATCAAGAAGCTCATCATGGTAAATAATATAACAATCAGCTCTGGCTTAAGCATCTAATCATCATTAACCTATGGTCTACCTGTCTAACTGACATCCTGATCAATGTGAATTGCTTCTAAGCCTCAGCTGAAATCTGAACTCTTTAAATTCTTGcttcagctgtgcccagggagaagggagctgAATGAGCTGAGTAAGAATTGCAGGAGAGATCAGCAGACGTTggcactctgtgctctgcttgaaaCTGGGAAGTCAAGAGACAAAGGGCGTTTTCAGGCACAGCGCAGAGAGCTGGTGGATCAGCCTTTGGCAGtgggctggaggtgtctggctgtgcctggagagggagcttGCACAGTCAAGCCCTTCTGATGGCAAGGCTCAGGTTTGGCTGGTCCTGGAGGTGcccttccaccactgccctccctTGGGATGTTCCCAACCTCTGTGGGTTGAGGAGAATTCACGGAAATGGTCTggcgctgctgcctggcctcagggtcaaggaatgaagtgcagggccagccaggaCGAGTGAGCCCAAGGTTCTGGTGGTGACTCTCagccatgttttctgttttgtctgcagaagggagctgaagCGGCTGTCTCCAAAGCTTGAGGAGGAGGCAAAAGccttggaggaggaagagaggcagaaggagaaagagaagcagaagaaagaaaagaagggtgtctctgtggggaaggaacctccaaaagcagagaaggggaaaaccaaacccccagagaagaaggaaagcaaggccccagagaacaaggacaccaaaatcccaccaaggaaggaaatcaaagaaccagagaagatggaaaacaaacttccagaaaagaaaaacaaacatccagaaaagaaagaaaccaaaatctcagagaggaaggaaagcaaagccccagagaagaaggaaagcaaggccccagagaaaaagaacacaaaagcattagagaggaaggaaactaaattccctgagaagaaggaaaccaaagccccagagaggACGGAAagcaaactcccagaaaagaaatacaaacctccagaaaagaaggaaaccaaattcccagagaggaaggaaaccaaagTCCCGGAGACGAAGGAAATCAAAAGCccaaagaaggaaagcaaagccacagagaagaaggaaatgaaaagcccagagaaaaaggaaagcaaagccctAGTAAAGAGGGAAATCAGAATtctaaagaaggaaaccaaatctccagagaagagaagcaaacctccagaaaagaaggaaaccaaattcccagagaggaaggaaatcaaaatcccagagaaggaaatcaaagcaccaaaaaagaaggaacccaaagccccaaagaagggggaagccaaagcctgaaagaagggaggaaccaaaatcccagagaacccagctgagctggagaagaactctttattttattcacacaacttattttatacagtttgCCAAACCTAATGTGCAACTTTAGGTAGTTAATCGATTTCTTATTACTAGTTATGCCAGTTATTCTGttggataataaaatatattttacttgtgCATCAAATCTCTCTGTTGTATTCTTTGTATTGTTACCTATTCTCTTCACTGATTCTCATGGGACAAATCCCTTGTTCTTGcaggtgcatttgtttttcaccctcagATCAGATTGTTCACCAAGTCTCATTCTCAAAATAACTTCACGTGGGAACTTGTGACTGCTTAGCTGCACTTAGAAGAGATGACAGGCCAGCTGTTAATATAGCAGAACAAGGCCTGATTTcataaggcctttcttttatcATTATTCTACCTGTCTCtgacatctccccctttttgttcatttaaaaaaggcTCCTATGTTCTGATGTTGAAACAGCTCGCTCTTGGGAGGGTATGATCTCATGAAGGTTATCACTGGTTATCTGTTAGATGTGGGATAAGATACATAAAAAACCAGTTCCAATCAACAAAACTTACCCAATTCTGTCAAGTCATTGACACAGGGTTTTGCAGcatgagcaaacaaaagaataatgtcCAATGTCTCTtagggaaatggaaagaaatgacCATTGTTTCCAATTAGCTGAGAAGTAGGAGAAGGTCCATTAGCTGGAAATGTTGATCTTGGACATCACTGAATGTCCTTCTGGCAGCTGGAACAGGGAAGAACTGAAGAAGGTTGGGAGGAGCACTGTCCCATGATGATGCCATGAGGCTTTTGTTGGCCAATTGCCTCTGTCagtttccaggcacagctgtgtcttggcagtcctactcctgttcctgttctggccacaaaggctgcaaggggatgaggttatttctctttccactggGCCTCATTTCTTCAGAGCTGATCAGTATCTGATGGAATGAACAGGTGACTGCTTTGAGCTGTTGGTGATAAAACACAGGCATCTCTTCTCCTGAAGTTAATGAATCAATTAGGCTTCCCTGTGGGACACTCCACTGGGATTTAGATGGGATGACCTTTTTTCCAAGTTTCTAATGTAAATATTGCATGATTCAAAATGTTAGTCGTCCAAATTTCTCATGTACatattgcattatttgaatGTTCTTAAGGCGttcattcctcttcttttttgtttt
This window of the Passer domesticus isolate bPasDom1 unplaced genomic scaffold, bPasDom1.hap1 HAP1_SCAFFOLD_37, whole genome shotgun sequence genome carries:
- the LOC135292547 gene encoding neurofilament heavy polypeptide-like translates to MENKLPEKKNKHPEKKETKISERKESKAPEKKESKAPEKKNTKALERKETKFPEKKETKAPERTESKLPEKKYKPPEKKETKFPERKETKVPETKEIKSPKKESKATEKKEMKSPEKKESKALVKREIRILKKETKSPEKRSKPPEKKETKFPERKEIKIPEKEIKAPKKKEPKAPKKGEAKA